Part of the Ziziphus jujuba cultivar Dongzao chromosome 8, ASM3175591v1 genome is shown below.
CATCCATGGATTCCCAAAAATCTTCGATATTAGTCAAaaggaacaagaagaagaagaagactggTAGTACTACAGATACACTACTTGTCTCTCATTCCTTCAACGATTTACCAGAAGATATTGTTATAGATATCCTCTGCAGATTGCCAACCAAACAGCTTCTAAGACTAGCTTCCGTTTCCAAACCATGGTTCAGATTAATCACTGCCTCTTGCTTTCCCAAAACCGTGATGCTATCAGAGCTTCCATATCTCGGACTCCTCTTCCGAGTCGAAACTGTTATGCAACATGCTAGAGTCACATTCTGCAATACAGACTCCATGAGAGTCCACTGTTTCGGCTCGGCTCAGCTCCCCAACTCCTGCTCGAAAACTCTACCTTTCAATGTCTCCGCGAAATCTTTCGTGGATTGCTGCAATGGTCTCCTTCTTTTCTGCCACCGCAACAGATCCGAACAGGCCTCTGATAGACTCTATCAGTACTATGTGCTCAACTCCTTCACCAAGCAGCTCGTCACTGTTCCTAAGCCCGGTAAGACTGCTCTCAATATCTATGCCGCATTGGCTTATGATCCTTCTGAATCAAGCTACTACAAGATCATTCGGTTTCAGGGTCTTCGATGTTTGAACATTTACTATTCCAAGACGAAGATATGGAAAACTCTTAAATTCCAGCTCGAAAATGATGTCATTAAGGCGAAGTGGGTCGAACAGTCGATTTACTATAAAGGTGCAATATACAGAATGTCCATGTCTGGACATCTCATAAGGTTTGTGGTTGATGAGGAACTGAGCTTGTCCGAACAAGCGCAAGCTATCGATTTGCCCGAGGTTGCTAAGGTTTCTTCGAGAGGATGCGTTGGATTAAACAACAATACGATCCATTTCGCGGTGTACCACAAGCCCGATTTGTGGATTTGGGTGCTCGAGAATAACTACTGTCAAAATAGGAATGGTTATTTTTTCCAATGGAAGTTGAAGTGCAGGTTCTCTTGCACTAGAATTCCTGTTTTGGAGAACAAATACTGTATTGTTCCTTTGGCTTTTCATCCGACTTTGAATTTTTTCTATGTCGGTACGAGTTCTCAATGGGGTTCTTCACTCTTTTGCCTTAAACCTAGTAATGAAGGTAGGCCTAGGGAATATCACCGGGTTATTAGCTATGTCCATGGTCATCTCAACTGGAATGGTGTGTTTGCTTACCCTTTTCTTCAATGTTCTTTACCTTTCGCAACCGGTTTGGCTATTGATCAGCCTGAAGGTGTGTATATTTAGCCCTAATCGTGATCATTAATTTGGTACTTGTTGGATTTCTTTGGTTAGTTTATAAACTTTTATTTCCCATCatgaatttctttttatcttaattacttGCCTGAATTTGATGGagaatttatatagtttttgtAGTATGAATATAATTTATCTAGCTATAAGGGAATTCAAAAGCAATTGCATGTTCTTTGTTTAGTTCAGGTGATTAATGGCAACCAAGTTgtattttgtttcttagttACCCCCACCACAACAATTGATTAAGATGCGCGCCGTTCATTTCCCACATATTCATCTTCATTGTTTAGGGAGACCGGGGGGGATGATTATCAAGCTAGCTAGCTCTAAATATTATAgatatagatttttataaacttGGCCATGCTATTTATTATACGCTtcacatatacacacatattatatttatatttgtgtctgaatcaattaacatttttattatatgtgtCTTTTGCGCTTGCTCTAAATATTATAgatatagatttttataaacttGGGCATGCTATTTATTATATGCTtcacatatacacacatattatatttatatttgtgtctgaatcaattaacatttttattgtATGTATCTTTTGCGCTTGTAGTTACAGAGGCCGAAGGAGATTAATCCTGCCGATGTGTGTGATTGATGGAGAGAATCAAAGTTATCCAAGGTTGTTCCATTTGCTTCCATTTGGATGAACAAAAGTTTCATCAATATCCAAACAGACCAGTAACTTGCAGAATGAatgttgtttgttttttgttgttgttgttatataTGTTATGTTTAATGTTGTACCGCATgcagttttcatttttatatattaaacctTGAACTAAGCTGTTATCATGTATGAAGCTCTCTTTTTTGGAATTTCAATATATACTCATGATTGCAGACTTAATGGTTTTATGAACgctaaattgttattttatataggatgggttataattttgttctttcaattaaaaatagacacttcatttgaaatttcaattcttttttttgatTGCAAAGTAACAActttttcttctaaattttttataggCCTCATCTTAGTTAAATGTTAGAGAAACCTTCCTATTCATTGCAATTTTTCTCTCCTATGTTTTTCAAACATTTAATTAAGATAGTACctgttaaaaattttaaattttaaatgaggCGTCCAATATTTTAATTAGTAGAACAGAATTagtacaaaaaatttattttcttttaggtatattttcatttattttctacCACATATGGTATCACCATTTGATAAAATCTAATGAATATATGTAGAGAAATATTTCCATCTTATGCCTTATGCTTTGGATTAAACTTTCACTATGTGACAAAGTGATATACAGTTTATTTGACCTACATATATGTCAAGTTCAGTACCAAATTCCTAGCAAAACAAGTACGAGCTAgagaattatatacatatatcagaCTATTTAGAAGCTTAAAAAACAATGCTTCACAGAAGAAAAGctttaaaaatatcaacaagGGTGAGACCCACTCAAATCGGAAATAACAGCCACGAGCATAGAAGAAGGGGATTTagttttcaataatatataattgtagaccattatctctctctctctctctctaaatatatatatatacatatatattccaatttttttaattcttttttttttttccttttcatataatttacaatatatatatatatatatatatatatgtatgtatagaaCATCTGAGTTGAGATTATATATTTAGCTACATCCACATCTTAGTTTTCTCACAAGTTACATCAAAACAATATGAGTCGCCAATACtgcttaatattttttatcgGTCTCTTTCTCATTACTGGAGCAACTGGGGATTCGAATGTAAGTATAGTCAAATTTATCatactaatatatatgtatatgtaagaGCTTCATCaatattaagaattttttttattattattattattattattattatttgtgggGGAGGAATGTTCCAATTTCATTTACTGGAATATGAAATTAGGGGGGAAAAagaatgatataaaaataaatacaaacaaaaattgatGTAATACATATTATGTTAACCATAATCTCATATGAGTGTTAAaacatgtaatttttattttatttttttttatggaatttcaTGCACATGtgataattttcttaatttcttgAAAATGCAGAACGACTGCGTATTCACCCTCTACGTGAAGACGGGCTCAATAATAAGGGCCGGCACAGATTCGAAGATTAGCCTGACGATCGGCGATCACTCTGGCCGGTCGGTGTGGGTCCCGGACCTTGAATCGTGGGGCTTAATGGGGTCCACCTACAACTATTTTGAGCGCGGCAACCTCGACATCTTCACAGGACGCGGTCCGTGCGTCGGAGCACCGCTTTGCCGGCTCAACCTGACCTCCGACGGAACGGGACCACATTCTGGCTGGTACTGTGACTACATTGAGGTCACATCCACTGGGCCTCACACGGCGTGTTCACAGACGGTGTTCTACGTGGATCAGTGGCTGGCCGTTGATGCTCCTCCGTACAAGCTGACGGCCATTCTCGATGGGTGTAAAAATGGTAATGCGGTTGCGGAGCACGGGAAACGTAAGCTGTTTGCTGTAGGCCACCCCATAAGATCTGCTACtgcttgagagagagagagagagagagagagagagagagagagagattgttgAGATTTTGGGgcgtttgatttttttttttttttttttttttggttgaattttaCGCTTTAGGCACGGTTTGTGGTAGGGAAACTTGAGCTTGCTGTTAGGCGTTAATTATTCTCAACTTAattcgtgttttttttttttttttgggggttaatATTTTCAACTTTATTCGTTGGCTTTATGAGGTTCTATTATTTGGATTCTTTTCCAAGCTACAattataggtttttttttttttttttatgtcccGTTTAATATGGGACAGAGGTTTCAATAATAATTggaatttttcttcttcttctttttttttttttttctctatttttctttttgaaacaatgataataattgaAGCCAGGATCTTATAGCCTATAGAATCAATTAAAAGTAAGCAACAGGTGAAATAAGTGGGCTTCACCAAAAATAGAAATCCCAAATAACTGTATTAGACTATTGGGCCGTGGGAACCATGGGCCAGCCTGTATGAATGAAATGGTGTAGACCAATGAAGCCCAAGGCCCTGAAGCCTTTACACAAGAGCCCATTTATTGGACCGGAAAGGGTATTGGGTCAAGAAGAAAACGGACTGTGTTAAAATGGATagttcttctatatatatatatatttttttttttgtcactttgtttttttttttttttttaaatctcttttcttttttaaataaatacaaatttcgTTTGAgataaattacatatttttctgttgctgttttttttttcttttttctttttaattttttcgaaTGTTGGACAACTTTCACCATATAAATCATAAGGCTGCATTTGGTCTGGTTTCTTCCTCCAAAAGACAAAGAATCCCAACAAAACACTTCCTTCTTCCGTCCATGTGAGAGTAGCGGTTTGGTACTCCGGTTTTGAAACCATAAAGCCCATTTGTTTGCCATCACTTTAATCTCACAGCAACACTTATAAACAGTGATAAAAATAtcgatattgataaaaatatcaaagataaaattttatagaaatgtcgatggaaatatcgatatcgattAAAATGTCGATAGAATTacagaaattataaatatttaatttagaatataaatttttacatataagataattaatatagtaaaataatataaaaaatataataattaaaatacaagaataataatatagtCTATAAATATTAAGAATTATAGTAACtaaagaaaatacaatatttgttattactaaaatataaaaatttaataaataatattaagatatgaaatttcacaaaagctggaggttaaatattttgtaatgtCATCCATATTTGTAATAgcattagttttattttatttatttaatgtttagtggtatttttttattttttgtgtttcgaTGGACAAGTTTGCCCCATTTAATATTGAATCTGCACACGATCAAAAAGGCTAATTTAGTAAAATCAAACTATTTTCTCCCATCCCATCTAAACCCAAAAGCCAGAGCCTTTCGAACCCAAGCAGAGGCACAATGTGAAGAAAAATGGCGTTCTATCTCTGATCTTCCTCTTCTCCCTCCTCTCTCGTCCATGACCGCCAATCTCTCTTCTGCTACTCTCTTTCTTCAATCAGAAAACTCGAAGTAAGAAACTCTAAATACCCTTTCAAACTCAATTTTCTCTCACCTCAATTCCAAACCTCACTCCATATAAGCAATGTTCCTTTACATCGCCTTCCCTTCAGCCATCTTTTCCTCTTCTCTTTCTCGTCCTTCTCTTTCCCTTCAGCCGtctctttccctctcttctAGGCCAAATCACAACCTAGATCACATCCCAGAGTCTCTTATTGGCCGATCACACTCACATCACAATAAGGAAAACAAATTCATAATATACAAACACACAAACCAAACAGCAGCAgatcacaaacacacacacacacacacaaaccagATTAGATCTCAGATCACAACCACACACACACGCCGACCGACATCTCCCCAAAAATTCCACTGACAACCGACGACAATCCACCGATTTTCCACCATATCCACTCAAAAAATGAAATCCCCACCGACATCTGCATTTCCAGTTGAAACCCGTCAATTCCGACGACATTCCTCTGGCAAGCATGACGGAAACTCTTCCCCTTCCCCCCCTTTCGGTGTCGACGGTGGACGACAACCGACATTATCGACGACTTCTCGCCGACACTTGCTTCCCTGCTTATAAGTAACTAGCCTTCCAGATGAAGTAAGTCAACCAGAACTTTCCTTAAAGTTTCAGACTTTTTAGAATACTAGGTATGCTCACGTGCGACGCACGTGGCTTAATCTGAAATTAGGGTATCTAATaatagtttgttttagttttgaatagttcaaattaaaataatttttcaaattactatgatataataatttgataagtgTGTTTATCtactttaataattaataaatttatgatattttgatttaaaatataaattatctacttattttatattaaatgtaaaGAGAAAATTTGAATAGAAtgatcatataaaatattctatgaacgatgaatttttttttttttttatacaatagGAATGGTGATTTGTTtagtaaaaaattatcatatgatATTGCTGTTCTTTGtcatataaataacaaatttacaCGACAcattcatattttgattttatatttttctacacATTGCattctttttgaatttgttcTTAAGCCAAACAAACTTTCTCTTGCTGCCCTCATCAACTGTAGGAAAGGATTTTGTAGTTCCTTTCAATATGTTCTCGACATCATTTGATTGTGAAATGTCTAAATTGCTAGCCATTTTTGCCTCACTTCTAAGACTTTATCATTGTTGTTAACCCGATAAAGTATTATTAATTCTAATTCTCTCTCATTTTCAAACATAGTAAATTCTGAAAGTTGTAATATAAATGAGTAAACACACTAAATAAAAGTCTATCTAATTGTTTAAGGATTCATAGTTCAAAAAAATAGATCTCCATGTACTAAGTTGCTTTTGTCAATTAGATATGGCACAAAAGTGAAATAATTCATtcctaaaataatttgaaacaaAATGATGTTAGATATTCAAATTCGATGtaattctaccaaaaaaaaatttaatatgtaaaaatattaataaatattttatcactgtcaattatatatatagtcatgctTTTTATAAAAGATCCTTTAACAttagtaaataatataattgtaaaaaagaaaacagaaaaactaCATAATGGTGTTCTTTCAAAGAATTGGTTTTtgagacttattttgttttttttttttttggttaaaatatgAGGACGTATTTTTTAGACTTATTACCAAACAAGGCTAAAGTGactcttttctttgtttttttgt
Proteins encoded:
- the LOC125421482 gene encoding PLAT domain-containing protein 3-like; translated protein: MSRQYCLIFFIGLFLITGATGDSNNDCVFTLYVKTGSIIRAGTDSKISLTIGDHSGRSVWVPDLESWGLMGSTYNYFERGNLDIFTGRGPCVGAPLCRLNLTSDGTGPHSGWYCDYIEVTSTGPHTACSQTVFYVDQWLAVDAPPYKLTAILDGCKNGNAVAEHGKRKLFAVGHPIRSATA